One segment of Panthera leo isolate Ple1 chromosome A3, P.leo_Ple1_pat1.1, whole genome shotgun sequence DNA contains the following:
- the LOC122215559 gene encoding bactericidal permeability-increasing protein-like isoform X2, with amino-acid sequence MAREPDKALTPATLVVLATLGTAAIATTNPGIVARITQKGLDYACQQGVAVLQKELEKITIPTFSGSFKIKHLGKGHYSFYSLAIRGFQLPSSQIKLAPSEGLDLSIADANVKISGKWKARKNFIKTSGNFDLSVEGVSISAVLKLGFDPASGHCTVSCPRCNNHINGVRVHISGSSLGWLINLFHEKIESSLRNRMTSEICKVVTSSVSSKLQQYLETLPVTTRIDHVAGINYSLVAPPTATTDNLDGQLKGEFFRWAHPSPPPFAPPPLAFPSDHDRMVYLGISNYFFNTAGFVYQQAGVLNLTVTDNMIPKESKVRLTTEVFGILIPQVAKMFPNMKVQLVFWASSPPHLTMHPEGLVLTPTLDAQAFAVLPNSSLAPLFMLRLSMNISVTVGATPDRLVGQLRLNRLLLELKHSDIGPFSVEVLQAVMNYVVPIAVIPKVNERLQEGFPLPMPKNVQLFNLVLQSHQNFLLFGADVHYG; translated from the exons ATGGCCAGGGAACCTGACAAGGCACTGACACCAGCGACCCTGGTGGTGCTGGCCACCCTGGGCACAGCTGCGATCGCGACCACGAACCCCGGCATTGTGGCCAGGATCACCCAGAAAGGCCTGGACTACG CCTGCCAGCAGGGAGTGGCCGTGCTGCAGAAGGAGCTGGAGAAGATCACCATCCCCACGTTCTCAGGAAGCTTCAAGATCAAGCATCTTGGGAAAGGGCATTATAGCTTCTACAG CCTGGCTATCCGTGGATTCCAGCTTCCCAGTTCCCAGATAAAACTAGCTCCCAGTGAGGGCCTCGATCTCTCCATCGCAGACGCCAACGTCAAGATTAGTGGAAAATGGAAGGCACGAAAGAACTTCAT CAAAACCAGCGGCAACTTTGACCTGAGTGTGGAGGGCGTCTCCATCTCGGCCGTTCTGAAGCTGGGCTTTGACCCCGCCTCCGGCCACTGCACCGTGTCCTGTCCCAGATGCAACAACCACATCAACGGTGTCCGTGTGCACATCTCAGGCAGCAGCCTGGG GTGGCTGATCAACCTCTTCCACGAAAAAATTGAATCTTCGCTCCGAAACAGGATGACCAGCGAG ATCTGCAAGGTGGTGACCAGTTCTGTGTCCTCCAAACTGCAACAGTATTTAGAGACACTGCCAG TGACAACTCGAATAGATCATGTCGCTGGGATCAATTACTCACTGGTGGCACCTCCAACAGCCACGACTGACAACCTGGATGGGCAGCTGAAG GGGGAGTTTTTCAGGTGGGCCCACCCCAGtccccctccctttgcccctccgcCACTGGCCTTTCCCAGCGACCACGACCGCATGGTGTACCTGGGCATCTCCAACTACTTCTTCAACACAGCGGGATTCGTGTACCAACAGGCCGGGGTCCTGAACCTGACCGTCACGGACAACATG ATACCAAAGGAATCCAAAGTCCGACTGACAACCGAAGTTTTTGGAATCCTCATACCCCAG GTGGCCAAGATGTTCCCCAACATGAAGGTGCAGCTCGTCTTCTGGGCCTCCTCCCCGCCGCACCTCACCATGCACCCCGAAGGCCTTGTCCTCACCCCTACCCTGGATGCCCAGGCCTTTGCTGTCCTCCCGAACTCCTCCTTGGCCCCCCTGTTCATGCTTCGCCTG AGCATGAACATTTCTGTGACGGTCGGAGCCACGCCTGACAGGCTTGTGGGACAGCTCAGGTTGAACAG GCTGCTCCTAGAACTGAAGCACTCAGACATCGGCCCCTTCTCG GTTGAAGTGCTGCAGGCTGTCATGAACTATGTTGTACCCATTGCTGTGATTCCCAAGGTCAACG